Proteins from a genomic interval of Phycisphaeraceae bacterium:
- a CDS encoding DUF255 domain-containing protein — protein sequence MSGRAAQPRENRLAKETSPYLLQHARNPVDWYPWGDGAIAAARERGVPIFLSVGYSTCYWCHVMERESFEDEATAAVMNERFVCVKVDREERPDVDDIYMNAVQVLTGRGGWPMSVFLEPGSLRPFFAGTYFPPEDRHGLPSFRRVLVGMSDAWKQKRGEVIEQAESVARAVRENLAAAAAPRQIGREQVAQGVSMLLRMHDPVNGGFGGGGDGGGGPKFPQPSYPEFLLAFRGFAGDEATRNAVDAAVRLTLDKMAIGGMNDQVGGGFHRYSVDGRWIVPHFEKMLYDNGQLAEVYARAAREYGDGFYRRIVRRTLDYVLREMTSPDGAFCSAQDAEVNHREGQNYLWTMEQMAAVLGEEDAAFAARVYGVSRGANFKDPHHQDEPASSVLYLVDRPERVAESLGMTEAALLERLDAVNGRLYAARARRDQPSRDDKVLAGWNGLMIAGMAVGGSVLEDRRYIDAGARAADAVLRLLVVEMDGEPTLMRSYRAGTAKIPAFLDDYAYVIHGLIELHRAGHDERERYLREAVALTKRAGELFGDSDRGGYFDTRAGQGDLFVRARSTYDGAVPSGVSVMLHNLLDLHEILGGTEYLDAAAGCMASVSAAAAQSSVGSVNSTRALLRMLTAPGTAAALQAALNGAETAKAAAGGAPDGAVEVLAAVERLAVGEGHEGAAGTVLKLRVAEGYHVTAADPGPGGKDLIPLRVFMVGGSGYAVYADYPEGAPYGPNGDLRVYRGEVTLPIVIERTGEVTGRPLIAVRYQACTETECLVPVAVELDIAIDRQ from the coding sequence ATGAGCGGTCGTGCCGCACAGCCACGGGAGAACCGTCTCGCGAAGGAGACGAGTCCGTACCTGCTGCAGCACGCGCGCAATCCGGTCGACTGGTACCCGTGGGGGGACGGGGCGATCGCGGCGGCGCGGGAGCGAGGGGTGCCCATTTTTCTGAGTGTCGGGTACTCCACGTGCTACTGGTGCCACGTGATGGAGCGGGAGTCGTTCGAAGACGAAGCGACGGCGGCGGTGATGAACGAGCGGTTCGTGTGCGTAAAGGTCGACCGGGAGGAGCGGCCCGATGTCGACGACATCTACATGAACGCGGTGCAGGTGCTGACCGGGCGCGGCGGGTGGCCGATGAGCGTGTTCCTTGAGCCGGGATCGCTGCGGCCGTTCTTTGCCGGCACGTACTTCCCGCCGGAGGATCGGCACGGTCTGCCGAGTTTTCGACGGGTGCTCGTGGGGATGTCGGATGCGTGGAAGCAGAAGCGGGGAGAGGTGATCGAGCAGGCCGAGAGCGTGGCTCGGGCCGTTCGAGAGAACCTCGCGGCCGCGGCGGCGCCGCGCCAGATCGGTCGCGAACAGGTGGCGCAGGGCGTGTCGATGCTGCTGCGGATGCACGATCCGGTGAACGGCGGGTTTGGGGGAGGGGGCGACGGCGGGGGGGGGCCGAAGTTCCCGCAGCCGTCGTACCCGGAGTTTCTGCTGGCGTTCCGCGGGTTTGCGGGGGATGAGGCGACGCGGAATGCGGTGGATGCGGCGGTGCGGCTCACGCTGGACAAGATGGCGATCGGGGGGATGAACGACCAGGTGGGGGGTGGGTTCCACCGGTATAGCGTGGACGGACGCTGGATCGTGCCGCACTTCGAGAAGATGCTGTACGACAACGGCCAGCTCGCGGAGGTGTATGCCCGCGCGGCGAGAGAGTACGGCGACGGCTTCTACCGGCGCATCGTGCGGCGAACCCTCGACTACGTGCTGCGGGAGATGACCTCGCCCGATGGAGCGTTCTGCAGCGCGCAGGACGCCGAGGTGAATCACAGGGAGGGACAGAACTACCTGTGGACCATGGAGCAGATGGCCGCGGTGCTCGGTGAAGAGGACGCGGCGTTCGCAGCACGGGTATACGGGGTGTCGCGGGGTGCGAACTTCAAGGATCCGCACCACCAGGACGAGCCGGCCTCGAGCGTGCTGTACCTGGTTGATCGTCCGGAGCGGGTCGCGGAGTCGCTGGGGATGACCGAGGCGGCGCTGCTCGAGCGGCTGGACGCCGTGAATGGACGCCTGTACGCGGCGCGGGCCCGGCGCGATCAGCCGTCGCGGGACGACAAGGTTCTGGCGGGGTGGAACGGGCTGATGATCGCGGGGATGGCGGTCGGGGGCTCGGTGCTGGAGGATCGCCGGTACATTGATGCCGGCGCCAGGGCGGCGGATGCAGTGTTGCGGCTGCTCGTGGTGGAGATGGATGGGGAGCCGACGCTGATGCGGTCCTATCGCGCGGGGACGGCCAAGATCCCGGCGTTCCTCGACGACTACGCGTACGTGATCCACGGGCTGATTGAACTGCACCGGGCGGGGCATGATGAACGTGAGCGATACCTGCGCGAGGCGGTCGCCCTGACGAAGCGAGCGGGAGAGCTGTTTGGTGATTCGGATCGGGGCGGATACTTCGACACCCGGGCCGGGCAGGGGGACCTGTTCGTGCGGGCGAGGTCGACGTACGACGGGGCGGTTCCGAGCGGCGTCTCGGTGATGCTGCACAACCTGCTCGACCTGCACGAGATTCTGGGGGGTACGGAATACCTGGATGCCGCCGCGGGGTGCATGGCATCGGTGAGCGCGGCGGCGGCCCAGTCGTCGGTGGGGAGCGTGAACTCAACGCGGGCGCTGCTGAGGATGCTGACGGCGCCGGGGACCGCGGCCGCCCTTCAGGCGGCGCTGAACGGGGCCGAAACGGCCAAGGCGGCGGCGGGCGGCGCCCCCGATGGCGCGGTGGAGGTGCTCGCGGCGGTCGAGCGTCTCGCGGTTGGTGAGGGTCACGAGGGAGCGGCGGGGACTGTCCTCAAGCTGCGGGTTGCGGAGGGGTACCACGTGACTGCGGCGGATCCCGGGCCTGGTGGAAAGGACCTGATCCCGCTGCGTGTGTTCATGGTGGGTGGGAGCGGGTACGCGGTCTACGCCGACTATCCGGAGGGAGCACCCTACGGGCCGAATGGGGATCTGCGGGTGTACAGGGGCGAGGTCACGCTGCCGATCGTGATCGAACGAACCGGCGAGGTGACGGGGCGGCCGTTGATCGCGGTGCGGTACCAGGCGTGCACGGAGACAGAATGCCTGGTGCCGGTAGCGGTGGAGTTGGATATCGCGATCGATCGCCAGTGA
- a CDS encoding M20/M25/M40 family metallo-hydrolase, which produces MPGFRPTHTLHPSGLRVAAVIALAIPAGCRSHDSSAAPTAATEATATPALSLLPVAKSYTAYVDGKPQSAPEIPMGDPATVARIIDEGVNRNEVMDHLTYLCTQIGPRLTGSTNAEKANLWARDQFASWGLTNCQIEDWGEIAVRFDRGPSTGKLLAETRRTRNGEETTEIRTLRDLEFTTLAWAAGTNGPARGPVLWMPETEEDYASIADRLPGAWLLLRSAPITSAGGIRAGRPAMDARYRHRDEVRKKVAEEKIDPATLPPDDRVLFAGISGFISTSRDERVWTSAAPNWRSLDAANIPPDVEVIVRLSDYDYMNSRLADGEDILAEFNCPNTFTAGPIPVYNTIAEIPGTERPDEVVIVSAHLDSWNGPGSQGTTDNGTGSSVTLEAARLLMAAGAKPKRTIRFILWTGEEQGLLGSRGYIKKHEDELERISAVFVDDGGTNYEGGLAATESMIPMLAAATAPINGVFIDSSDDKPMTVNVRTIARMSTRAGGGSSDHASFIAAGVPGFFWDEVGRADYGFGWHTQNDTMARAIPEYLRQSSTCAAVTAYNLACAPTLLPRPPKDPPKEEAKPVPPTTAASESKPAEVAPPTPPAAASPGTSN; this is translated from the coding sequence ATGCCCGGCTTCCGTCCAACCCACACCCTGCACCCATCCGGCCTCCGCGTCGCCGCGGTGATCGCCCTGGCGATTCCCGCAGGCTGCCGCAGCCACGACTCATCGGCGGCACCGACGGCGGCGACCGAGGCAACCGCGACCCCGGCACTCTCGCTCCTGCCTGTAGCGAAGAGCTACACCGCTTATGTCGATGGCAAGCCCCAGTCCGCCCCCGAAATCCCGATGGGCGACCCCGCAACCGTTGCGAGGATTATCGACGAGGGCGTGAACCGCAACGAGGTCATGGATCACCTGACCTACCTGTGCACCCAGATCGGACCGAGGCTCACCGGATCGACCAACGCGGAAAAGGCCAACCTGTGGGCCAGGGACCAGTTCGCCTCCTGGGGACTGACCAACTGTCAGATCGAGGACTGGGGGGAGATCGCCGTCCGCTTCGACCGCGGACCCTCCACCGGAAAACTGCTCGCCGAAACGCGACGCACCCGCAACGGCGAGGAAACCACCGAGATCCGCACGCTCCGTGACCTTGAGTTCACCACGCTCGCCTGGGCCGCCGGCACGAACGGCCCGGCACGCGGACCCGTGCTGTGGATGCCCGAGACCGAAGAGGACTACGCGTCCATCGCCGACCGCCTGCCGGGCGCATGGCTGCTCCTCCGCTCCGCCCCGATCACCTCCGCCGGCGGCATCCGCGCCGGTCGCCCGGCGATGGACGCCCGTTACCGCCACCGCGACGAGGTCCGTAAGAAGGTCGCCGAAGAGAAGATCGACCCCGCCACTCTCCCGCCCGACGACCGTGTGCTCTTCGCCGGGATCAGCGGCTTCATCTCCACATCGCGCGATGAACGTGTGTGGACCTCGGCCGCGCCGAACTGGCGGAGCCTCGATGCCGCCAACATCCCGCCGGATGTCGAGGTAATCGTCCGCCTGAGCGATTACGACTACATGAACTCCCGCCTCGCCGACGGCGAGGACATCCTCGCCGAGTTCAACTGTCCGAACACCTTCACCGCCGGGCCGATCCCGGTCTACAACACCATCGCCGAGATCCCGGGAACCGAGCGTCCAGACGAAGTCGTGATCGTGTCGGCTCACCTGGATTCGTGGAACGGCCCCGGCTCCCAGGGCACCACCGACAACGGCACCGGGTCCTCCGTCACGCTCGAGGCCGCCCGCCTGCTCATGGCCGCAGGCGCCAAGCCCAAGCGCACGATCCGCTTCATCCTCTGGACCGGCGAGGAGCAGGGCCTCCTCGGCTCCCGGGGCTACATCAAGAAGCACGAGGACGAACTCGAGCGAATCTCCGCCGTCTTCGTTGATGACGGCGGGACGAACTACGAGGGCGGCCTTGCCGCCACCGAATCGATGATCCCCATGCTCGCCGCAGCTACCGCGCCCATCAACGGCGTGTTCATCGATAGCTCGGACGACAAGCCGATGACCGTGAACGTCCGCACCATCGCGAGGATGTCCACCCGCGCCGGAGGCGGATCATCCGACCATGCCTCGTTCATCGCCGCGGGCGTCCCCGGCTTCTTCTGGGATGAAGTCGGCCGCGCCGATTACGGGTTCGGCTGGCACACGCAGAACGACACGATGGCCCGTGCCATCCCCGAGTACCTGCGTCAGTCCTCGACGTGTGCCGCCGTGACGGCGTACAACCTCGCCTGCGCCCCGACGCTGCTGCCCCGTCCACCAAAGGACCCTCCGAAGGAGGAGGCCAAGCCCGTTCCCCCCACCACCGCCGCGAGCGAGTCCAAGCCCGCGGAGGTCGCCCCGCCGACGCCCCCGGCCGCTGCATCTCCCGGCACCTCCAACTGA
- the galE gene encoding UDP-glucose 4-epimerase GalE, with protein sequence MNILVTGGAGYIGSHAVQRLVRDGHRVVALDNLFRGHREAINLIASGAGGRLTFVQGDVGDRGLVDRVLREHGIETVMHFAALAYVGESVNEPLRYYRNNAAASLVLLEACAGAGVGRVVFSSTCATYGEPAADRIPIAETCPQSPINPYGWSKLHVEHMLRDVHAQARRQGRAFAYAALRYFNVAGSDRTGLIGEHHEPETHLIPVVLQVALGQREKVTIFGTDYPTPDGTCIRDYVHVEDLVDAHVAVMGSLDPAKDESGRVYNLGIGRGYSVREIIGACERVTGKRIAVVEGDRRAGDPPALYADPRKIQRDLSWRASITDLDEIVGSAWRWFEKHPRGYGRE encoded by the coding sequence ATGAACATTCTGGTGACCGGCGGTGCGGGGTACATCGGGTCGCACGCGGTGCAGCGGCTGGTGCGCGATGGGCACCGGGTGGTGGCGCTGGACAACCTTTTCCGCGGGCACCGCGAGGCGATCAACCTGATCGCGAGCGGGGCGGGAGGGAGGCTGACGTTCGTGCAGGGTGACGTGGGTGACCGGGGGCTGGTGGACCGGGTGCTGAGGGAGCACGGCATCGAGACGGTGATGCACTTTGCGGCGCTGGCGTACGTCGGCGAGAGCGTGAACGAGCCTCTGCGGTACTACAGGAACAACGCGGCGGCGTCGCTGGTGCTTCTGGAGGCGTGTGCCGGCGCGGGCGTGGGACGGGTGGTGTTTTCCAGCACGTGCGCGACGTACGGCGAGCCCGCGGCGGATCGGATCCCGATCGCGGAGACGTGCCCGCAGTCGCCGATCAATCCGTACGGCTGGTCGAAACTGCACGTGGAGCACATGCTGCGGGATGTGCACGCGCAGGCGCGGCGGCAGGGGCGTGCGTTTGCGTACGCGGCCCTGCGGTACTTCAACGTGGCCGGGAGCGACCGGACCGGGTTGATCGGGGAGCACCACGAGCCGGAGACGCACCTGATCCCGGTGGTCCTGCAGGTGGCGCTCGGGCAGCGCGAGAAGGTGACGATCTTCGGAACGGATTATCCGACGCCCGACGGCACGTGCATCCGGGACTATGTGCACGTGGAGGACCTGGTCGATGCGCACGTGGCGGTGATGGGATCGCTGGATCCGGCGAAGGACGAGAGCGGGCGGGTGTACAACCTGGGAATCGGGCGGGGGTACTCGGTGCGGGAGATCATCGGGGCGTGCGAGCGGGTGACAGGGAAGCGGATCGCGGTGGTGGAGGGCGACCGGCGCGCGGGGGATCCGCCGGCGCTGTACGCGGACCCGAGGAAGATCCAGAGGGACTTGTCGTGGCGGGCGTCGATCACGGATCTGGACGAGATCGTCGGCTCGGCGTGGCGGTGGTTCGAGAAGCACCCCCGCGGCTACGGGAGGGAATAG
- the rplC gene encoding 50S ribosomal protein L3 — MGISLLGTKVGMTRVFDEAGNSVPVTVIQAGPCVVTQIRTADADGYSAVQIGFGEIKARNSTIPEIGHDAKAGTDPKRTHQEFRVPAEEASKYTLGQTLTVKEFEGLPYVDVIGTSKGKGFQGTMKRHNFKGMFASHGTERKHRAPGSIGSHASNRGFGGGLKKGKRMSGHMGAERVTTRSLDVVRVDAENGLILVKGPIPGPNRGIVTVRTAVRLNRSKAKKVADAAKK, encoded by the coding sequence ATGGGCATTTCACTGCTTGGCACCAAGGTTGGCATGACGCGGGTCTTTGACGAGGCCGGCAACTCGGTCCCCGTGACGGTGATCCAGGCCGGGCCGTGCGTGGTGACGCAGATCCGCACCGCCGATGCCGACGGTTATTCCGCGGTGCAGATCGGATTCGGCGAGATCAAGGCACGGAACTCGACGATCCCGGAGATCGGGCACGACGCCAAGGCGGGCACGGATCCCAAGCGGACGCACCAGGAGTTCCGGGTGCCTGCCGAGGAGGCCTCCAAGTACACGCTCGGCCAGACGCTGACGGTCAAGGAGTTCGAGGGCCTGCCGTACGTCGACGTCATCGGGACCAGCAAGGGCAAGGGGTTCCAGGGGACGATGAAGCGGCACAACTTCAAGGGCATGTTTGCCAGCCACGGCACCGAGCGAAAGCACCGGGCGCCGGGCTCGATCGGCAGCCACGCCTCGAACCGCGGCTTCGGCGGCGGTCTGAAGAAGGGCAAGCGCATGTCCGGCCACATGGGGGCCGAGCGGGTGACCACCCGATCCCTCGATGTGGTGAGGGTGGATGCGGAAAACGGATTGATTTTGGTGAAGGGGCCGATTCCGGGTCCCAACCGGGGTATTGTTACGGTCCGCACGGCGGTCCGCCTGAATCGCAGCAAGGCGAAGAAGGTGGCCGACGCGGCGAAGAAGTGA
- a CDS encoding phosphatidate cytidylyltransferase, protein MLKHRLMMGPLLIALAIMGLWLDDRLTTLAAPAALRPFLQDGGNWPPGTVVFLVMLAVSFFSSREMARILRDKGIAGSKRIITTAAIAGLLVSCVVPSGTDGMTAVAIVSTTAVALLVLSVAFYSRHKSTQGVVAATGGVMLAFVYLGLMFGFLLAIRRQHSAWVLLWVVLTTKSSDIGAFAAGMTVGRNKLIPWLSPGKTWEGLAGGVLMAAGIGALGMWLLHTLAGVHVQSVWFGAIAGATFAVVGQAGDLIESMFKRDAGLKDSGGSIPGFGGVLDVIDSVLFVAPVAFWLLRGSTIAN, encoded by the coding sequence GTGCTTAAGCACCGACTGATGATGGGACCGCTCCTGATCGCGCTGGCGATCATGGGGTTGTGGCTTGACGATCGCCTGACAACGCTCGCCGCGCCCGCGGCGCTGCGGCCGTTCCTGCAAGACGGTGGGAACTGGCCCCCGGGGACGGTGGTCTTCCTTGTCATGCTGGCCGTGAGTTTTTTCTCATCGCGCGAAATGGCGAGGATCCTGCGGGACAAGGGGATCGCGGGAAGCAAGCGGATCATCACGACCGCGGCGATCGCGGGGCTGCTGGTGTCGTGCGTGGTGCCTTCGGGCACCGACGGGATGACGGCCGTCGCGATCGTCAGCACAACGGCGGTTGCGTTGCTGGTCCTGTCGGTTGCCTTCTACTCACGGCACAAGTCGACGCAGGGTGTCGTCGCCGCGACCGGCGGGGTGATGCTGGCATTCGTCTACCTGGGGCTGATGTTCGGGTTTCTGCTGGCCATCCGTCGCCAGCACTCGGCCTGGGTGCTGCTGTGGGTGGTGCTGACCACCAAGTCGAGCGACATCGGGGCGTTCGCGGCGGGGATGACCGTCGGGCGGAACAAGCTGATTCCCTGGCTGAGCCCGGGGAAAACCTGGGAGGGGCTGGCCGGCGGGGTGCTGATGGCCGCCGGGATTGGGGCGCTGGGGATGTGGTTGCTGCACACGCTGGCCGGCGTTCACGTCCAGAGCGTGTGGTTCGGGGCCATTGCGGGAGCGACATTCGCGGTCGTCGGACAGGCGGGAGACCTGATCGAGAGCATGTTCAAGCGGGACGCAGGGCTGAAGGATTCTGGCGGGTCGATCCCGGGCTTCGGCGGCGTTCTGGACGTGATCGACTCGGTTTTGTTTGTCGCGCCCGTGGCTTTCTGGCTGTTGCGGGGTTCGACGATAGCCAACTGA
- a CDS encoding isoprenyl transferase, with protein MNASAVADSPPTSPFAADRDALKIVDAMRRRDPVADPLACIGDVHPGRIPRHIAIIMDGNGRWAEARGFPRVFGHRNGAAAVRTVINECRRLGVEVLTLYSFSLENWKRPADEIGSLMQLYEMYLDGEREALVKANVKFRQIGRREGLPAEVLGAVDRLTEATAANTGPTLCVAVNYGARAEIADAARAIAEKVRRGELAAESVDESTVSGHLYTAGLPDPDLLIRTAGEMRVSNYLLWQISYAELHVTQTLWPDFGVAELHAAIRDFASRRRRFGGLDQTAGGHTGGA; from the coding sequence ATGAACGCCAGCGCGGTCGCAGACAGTCCACCGACCAGCCCGTTTGCGGCGGACCGTGACGCCCTGAAGATCGTGGACGCCATGCGGCGACGCGATCCGGTGGCGGATCCGCTGGCGTGTATCGGTGATGTCCACCCGGGCCGGATCCCCCGCCACATCGCGATCATCATGGATGGGAACGGCCGGTGGGCCGAGGCGAGGGGCTTCCCGCGGGTGTTCGGACACCGGAACGGGGCCGCGGCAGTTCGGACTGTGATCAACGAGTGCCGGCGACTCGGGGTGGAGGTCCTGACGCTGTATTCATTCTCGCTGGAGAACTGGAAGCGACCCGCGGACGAGATCGGCTCGCTGATGCAGTTGTATGAGATGTACCTCGACGGTGAACGGGAGGCGCTGGTCAAGGCGAACGTGAAGTTCAGGCAGATCGGGCGGCGCGAGGGGCTCCCCGCGGAGGTACTGGGAGCGGTGGACCGCCTGACCGAGGCGACCGCGGCCAACACGGGGCCGACCTTGTGCGTGGCGGTGAACTACGGCGCGAGGGCGGAGATTGCCGACGCTGCGCGAGCGATCGCGGAGAAGGTCCGGCGCGGCGAGTTGGCCGCGGAGAGCGTCGATGAATCGACCGTTTCAGGGCACCTGTACACGGCAGGGCTGCCGGATCCGGACCTCCTGATCCGGACGGCGGGCGAGATGCGGGTGAGCAACTACCTGCTGTGGCAGATCTCGTACGCCGAACTGCACGTGACCCAGACTCTCTGGCCCGACTTCGGCGTGGCGGAGCTGCACGCCGCGATCCGGGATTTTGCCTCCCGGCGTCGGCGATTCGGCGGTCTGGATCAGACGGCGGGCGGCCACACGGGCGGCGCGTGA
- the ruvB gene encoding Holliday junction branch migration DNA helicase RuvB, translating to MATERLVSAHARTEEEIHARSLRPDTMAEYVGQTDLIERLSIAIRAARDRSEAMEHVLLHGPPGLGKTTLAHVIAREMGTRVHVTGGPVLSKATDLVSALTRLEAGDVLFIDEIHRMPAAVEEFIYPAMEDFRIDVPVDSGLSARTVQISLKPFTLIGATTRAGMVSAPLRSRFGITHHLKFYEPGELLTILRRSCSLLGVAADQDATLETIARRSRGTPRITNRLLRRVRDFAQVKGGGRITGLIVEDSLRLEGVDNLGLDDLDRAYLRTIASTYEGGPVGLEAVAATMNEDAGTLEDVVEPYLLQMGFLARTRRGRALTRAGASHLGVTLRPDAGRSELFEDA from the coding sequence ATGGCGACGGAACGCTTGGTCTCGGCCCACGCACGCACGGAGGAGGAAATCCACGCACGCTCCCTCCGCCCGGACACAATGGCCGAGTACGTTGGCCAGACGGATCTCATCGAGCGCCTTTCGATCGCGATCCGCGCGGCACGCGACCGGAGCGAGGCGATGGAGCACGTTCTGCTTCACGGCCCTCCCGGCTTGGGCAAGACGACGCTCGCCCATGTCATCGCCCGGGAAATGGGCACCCGCGTCCACGTCACCGGTGGCCCGGTCCTCTCCAAGGCCACGGACCTGGTCTCTGCCCTAACGCGCCTCGAGGCCGGCGATGTCCTCTTCATCGATGAGATCCACCGGATGCCCGCGGCGGTCGAGGAGTTCATCTATCCCGCAATGGAGGACTTCCGGATCGACGTCCCGGTTGACTCGGGCCTTTCCGCCCGCACGGTGCAGATCTCCCTCAAGCCTTTCACGCTCATCGGCGCCACCACCCGCGCGGGCATGGTCAGCGCCCCGCTGCGATCCCGCTTCGGAATTACGCACCACCTGAAGTTCTACGAGCCCGGCGAGTTGCTCACCATCCTGCGGCGGTCCTGCTCGCTCCTGGGCGTCGCGGCGGACCAGGACGCGACGCTGGAGACCATCGCCCGGCGCTCCCGCGGCACCCCCCGGATCACCAACCGCCTTCTCCGACGCGTAAGGGACTTCGCCCAGGTCAAGGGCGGCGGCCGCATCACCGGGCTCATCGTGGAGGACTCGTTGCGGCTCGAAGGGGTCGACAACCTCGGCCTGGACGACCTCGACCGTGCCTACCTCCGCACAATTGCGTCGACCTACGAGGGTGGGCCGGTCGGGCTTGAGGCCGTTGCCGCCACCATGAACGAGGACGCCGGCACGCTGGAGGATGTTGTCGAACCCTACCTGCTCCAGATGGGTTTCCTCGCCCGGACCCGCCGCGGCCGCGCACTGACTCGCGCCGGCGCATCGCACCTGGGCGTAACGCTCCGACCCGACGCGGGCCGGTCGGAACTCTTTGAAGACGCCTGA
- the rpsJ gene encoding 30S ribosomal protein S10, whose amino-acid sequence MTGGRIRIRMEAYDHLALDLSAKEIVDHAKRTNAKVAGPIPLPTRIERYTVLRSPFIDKKSREQFEIRTHKRIIDIIEPNARTVEALNRLVVPAGVFVKIKA is encoded by the coding sequence ATGACCGGCGGACGAATCCGAATTCGAATGGAAGCCTACGACCACCTCGCCCTGGATCTTTCGGCGAAGGAAATCGTGGATCACGCCAAACGCACGAACGCGAAGGTGGCGGGCCCGATCCCGCTCCCGACCCGGATCGAGCGGTACACCGTGCTGCGTTCGCCGTTCATCGACAAGAAATCCCGCGAGCAGTTCGAGATCCGCACCCACAAGCGCATCATCGACATCATCGAGCCAAACGCCCGCACTGTCGAAGCCCTCAACCGCCTCGTCGTCCCCGCGGGCGTTTTCGTCAAGATCAAGGCCTGA
- a CDS encoding adenylosuccinate synthase, which yields MEHRTNTTGECAAVIGLQWGDEGKGKLVDLLAPDYAAVVRYNGGANAGHSVVVGGERYALHLVPSGILYPDKLAVIGNGVVVDPEVLLRELDGLAQRGVDVSGLVLSDRAHVVMPYHKAEDELRERVLSSAQYATKEQTTGRSIGTTKRGIGPCYADKAQRATAIRAGDLLRPEVLRRKVELACAIKNAMLRGLAADDEAPEFKPAELIAWASGLGKRLERNIKDTTYLLHDLRSQGKRVLFEGANAAMLDVDHGTYPYVTSSSCTAGGIPAGTGVPGSEISSVLGVVKAYSTRVGNGPLVTELFDETGNRIRERGREFGTTTGRPRRVGWLDLVAVKYSAMLSGASGLAVTLLDVLAGLPTLRVCTEYRVGGRTTDRFLPDGDLLEGAEPVYTDVAGFEEDIGGVRSRRDLPPAAKVYLDLIERMVGVRVAMVGVGPERSQTIRG from the coding sequence GTGGAACATCGAACCAACACGACCGGCGAGTGCGCGGCGGTTATCGGGCTGCAATGGGGCGACGAGGGGAAGGGGAAGCTGGTCGACCTGCTCGCGCCCGACTACGCGGCCGTCGTCCGGTACAACGGCGGCGCCAACGCGGGGCACTCCGTGGTCGTGGGCGGGGAGCGGTACGCGCTGCACCTGGTTCCTTCCGGGATCCTGTACCCCGACAAGCTCGCGGTGATCGGCAACGGGGTCGTGGTGGACCCGGAGGTGCTGCTCCGGGAACTGGATGGCCTGGCTCAGCGGGGAGTCGACGTGTCGGGACTTGTGCTCTCGGACCGCGCCCACGTTGTCATGCCCTACCACAAGGCCGAGGACGAGCTCCGGGAACGGGTTCTCTCCTCCGCGCAGTACGCGACAAAGGAACAGACGACCGGGCGGTCGATCGGGACAACCAAGCGGGGTATCGGCCCCTGCTACGCGGACAAGGCGCAGCGGGCCACCGCGATCCGTGCCGGTGACCTGCTGAGGCCGGAGGTGCTGCGCCGAAAGGTGGAACTGGCGTGCGCGATCAAGAACGCCATGCTGCGAGGCCTCGCCGCGGACGATGAGGCGCCCGAGTTCAAGCCAGCGGAACTGATCGCCTGGGCGTCGGGGCTGGGGAAACGCCTGGAGCGGAATATCAAGGACACGACCTACCTGCTGCACGACCTGCGGTCGCAGGGGAAGCGGGTGCTCTTCGAGGGGGCTAACGCGGCGATGCTGGACGTGGACCACGGGACCTATCCCTACGTGACGAGTTCCTCGTGCACGGCCGGGGGGATTCCGGCGGGGACCGGTGTGCCGGGATCCGAGATCTCCAGTGTGCTTGGCGTGGTCAAGGCCTACTCGACGCGGGTGGGGAACGGCCCCCTCGTGACCGAGTTGTTCGACGAGACCGGCAACCGGATCCGCGAGCGCGGGCGGGAGTTCGGAACGACGACGGGGCGGCCGCGGCGCGTGGGGTGGCTGGACCTGGTGGCGGTGAAGTACTCGGCGATGCTGTCCGGGGCTTCGGGTCTGGCGGTGACGCTGCTGGATGTGCTCGCGGGGCTGCCGACGCTTCGGGTCTGCACCGAGTACCGCGTTGGCGGGCGGACGACGGACCGGTTCCTGCCGGACGGCGACCTGCTGGAGGGCGCCGAACCGGTGTACACCGATGTCGCGGGGTTCGAGGAGGACATCGGGGGCGTCCGGTCGCGTCGAGACCTGCCGCCCGCGGCGAAGGTCTACCTGGACCTGATCGAGCGGATGGTCGGAGTCCGGGTCGCCATGGTCGGGGTCGGGCCCGAGCGGTCGCAGACGATCCGGGGCTAG